The following DNA comes from Gambusia affinis linkage group LG21, SWU_Gaff_1.0, whole genome shotgun sequence.
TGCAGCCCAGCCGTTTGCTGGATTCACCTGCAGGCGGTAAATTTACTCTGCAGCCCAAAATCACTGTGAGGTGGAACCTGGCAGTGCTTTCATAAAAAACTGATCATCTAAGAGGCTTTTTGAGGTTTAACAGTCTCAGTGCTGCAGTTGGTGTTGCTGTGTTCCCTCTTCGTACTTTACAGTTTGTCAACATTTTGCtggaaaagttatttaaaatgccttttaaaTGGTCGTGGGATTTTACTCAGCAGCTCGAGTGACTCttaaaaaaatgggaaaaattcaatttgaaattgatttttgtttcatcaatGATTGTGTTGTGacactgtggttgttttaattatgtgaaatttaaTCAACTTTCAGTCATTAAAGTGCAACAGAAACTTCTGTGTTTacaataaatttattatttttactaaattggaagaaaaaggacaaaaattcAGGTTTATCAATGGTATgtcagtaaatttgaaaaataaaatgcttatttgaaCACTAAGAtcagggtttatttttttttgtttgatctttTGTATAACATAATTAACGAAGGGATCAAAAAATTTTTAGCTGGTGATGTGTGTTTAGATTTATACATAAATGCACATATTTACAAAAGAATTACCTCAATTTACTCAGAAACcagttaaaaatcaaaatttaaccGAGGAATTCAATGACGTTGATGTTCCTACAATCATTAGGTCGTAGATTTTGTTAGCGTTAGATGCTATCCAAAATGCTAAATGCTTtagtattttattatatatatttttatataataaattcCCATTATAAACTTCTAAAAAGggtcatatttattttagctaACTTGCAGGTGCTAAATAAATTTCTACCAAATttcagttctttgttttttctttaaactttgaaataaattatgaaaaaaattgctcatcaaatacatttataagtgtatttgtttcataaataaaattattagcaACACATTTGCTTGTAGGTAGTAAAAACTGACAGCAAGGCTAACAGTTTTGGTAGGATAAGTAGCTTtatacaaacaaacatttgattcaaaacaaaaattatctCAAAGCATAAAAActatgcaaaaatgtaaaagttgatACTTTTTAGCAATTTAAGCCAATtcagttagcattagcctgccagctaaaatgctaaatgtcTTGGCTACCTtaacaaaaaatttgaaatgtgtGGTAAGTAACTTTAAAACTTTCCACGTAATAAGAGCCTAAAAACTgtaataatcaaataatcaaatatattatttgattttattatttaacacaaAGTCTGTGTTGATGACgatttgtttggattttggTACGTTATACACACTACACTGTTATCAGCACTGCTAATAAGGAAGTGGTTGAAAATAGCTACTATTTATGTTTTAGGGAAGCCTTATAATAAATttgctaattattattttgtagatttttatatattatgtttttggggttttttttaacctgcaatttctttatatatattttttccagctCTTGTATTTAAAGTTGcgtttatatatttttgaaactgaaatatttagcgGTTTACAAAGTTTAACCAGTAAGCAGGTCAATAATTTAAACTGTATTACCactcaataaaaccaaaaacatagTTTAAAACCATGCTAAAATTAAACCTCAGCATTTTTTGAGTGTTAAAGTGGATTAAAgggattatttttataaattttgctGCGTTAaatagacttttatttaaagtgaacaTTGATGCTGATACAACCACAGTGCTGCTACAGAAATCATTGAGAACAAAATGATTTGGTGTAAAAACATCCTCTGTTGGTAACATTTCCCAGacctttttctacttttaaatgaatatatatatgaagaACTATATTTACTAAGACCTAAAATAGCCTGAAGACTTATTTATTGATGTGTAGTGTGTTATATCAAAAAGAAATCTATCCATGTTGTGTCATTATAACACTGGAACAAGTGGACCACTGTGTTTATTTGCACAAAGCAGCCATTATTGTCTGTGTGGATCTTTACCTGGTAACTGTACATTTTGAGGTGCGTTCAGGATCGCTTCCCTCCATGCTGCAAACTGTCGTCCAGTGAGCATGATCGACCAGTACGTTGTTTTTCCACATagttgtttgattttaaatgttttcgatcctttgtgctgtttttctttttttaatctgatatcttttcattttgtatttaaactgaATGAATGTATTgtaagctgaaatatttttctggaaGAGAAGGAAGTGATGAACCATGttgctgtattaaaaataagtaaaagttgcatttttattttcctggcCTTTTGGTCTTAAAATATTAGTCAATAACACGGTTGATATAGTTAACTAAAACCAGcgaaataattaaaacttaaattgaGAAAACACTAATTAATGGGAAAACTATAATTAACTGGAACTGTTTATagaactaaaacatactgaaattctAGATTTAATATCCTTCGTGTTTATAAATCTATTTTGTCGCCTTTTGAACtgatctcattttattttttcacacagAAGCAGTTTGTCAGCAAATTACTGCACTATAAAATCCTCCTGGCggatattttttgaaaattttttaaaataattaaattatttataaatttgttttaaaaatgacttaaaattaatctatttgtagattcatatttttaaattaatctatgAATAAGTTCaaatttgagcatttttatcGCTATAATTAATGAAAATACCTTGTATGTAAGGTATACGAGTTTAAATATGTGGGTatgaaaagtgttaaaaattgAAGTATGAACAAACCAAACACCAGAGGCCATTTGCAGAACGTTTTtggtatattttttaataaattaacgTTCATCCAAAATACAGTGCCAAAGGAAAAATGATGCAGCCAAACATGCTAGTAAGGTTTGTCATGTAGCACCTGTGCTCatgttttaaagatgttttagaAGGAAGACCCCCCACCCAACATTTTATCGagctctctctcctctctcagccaatcagcagcaagaTTTCTCAGTACTTATccagaaaaaatttaatctgataAGAAGATGAAGATCTACAGACAATCACACTACAGTAATGTCGggtattaaataataaaaaagaaagacactAATACAAAATAGACCTGGTTACGCCCACCCATCCCTTCCACACTAAAACAGCCGTTTTAAACATatgaaaaatatagtttttatacatttatataattcagcagcttagaaataataaaaaaatgcatgagcCCagaacctgtttgtttttttactgcgagtggagttttgtttgttgcacagaaagaaacagagacagactgAGGTGTGAACTGCTGGTTGTGTGGAAGACCTGTGTGCAGCAGACGTGACGTAATTAGGGGGCGGGGTCAGTTGGAGCGAGAGGGCGGAGCCTCAAGCGGCGGAGGCGGGGCTACGAGTGGCTGGACCTGCAGCTACCCCGTCTTTAATCAAACTTCTTCCACCTGCCGCTCGGTTTCCCCCCGGAAACGACCCGCTCCGTCTGCGAGGCCTTTTAAGAAAATGCATGatcccatttatttttaaaggaatacTCCGCTAAAAATCAAAGTTCAAACATTATGGGAGGCTTCCATAATGTGATTTTtctacatacattttttattttttttttttttacaaatttttgtttttctgtgctgttttcggccaaataaaaaaaaaaagaggatgatTTATGACTATCCATGTGTTTGTTAGTCTACACTTTTAATGTTAGTCTATTGTCGGGAAATGTGGTTTTATGACTCCAGTAACCAATACTACCAGTAGCAATTAGATTATTTTAGCTAATTCAGGCATGTTTGCATATGTGTTGGTTGCTTAGTCAATATGGTTTAATCAAGTTTTATTCATGACAATACCAAACCACAATAAGTGAAAAATCAATTTACGAATAATTGAAATGTTGGGATTTGAGCATGTTTATGaatgtaattaataaaaaaactccTCATATACAAACTAATATGTAATGGTTTAAGATCGTAGGTATGAAATGATTGAAAACGGAAGTATGAATGAACGAAATGGTGACGGATGACGAACGGATTCATATGATTGGTTGTTCCCTCAACGACAATTTTCAGGAGCCAAATAGAACCGTTTTGTTTCTACTCCTGTTCAGTTCGTCGGTATTTGGAAAGCTGACggtttaaaatagttttttaattcGTAGTTTGCTCTATTTCTACTTTGACCGGTTGTCAAATGACCCAACAACGAACAAGAACCGTACACGACGGTTTACTGGTTAGCTTAAGCTAATATTAGCCAAAGGATTCAAACTGACGTCCccaaaatgaagcaaattaaatacagtctacaaaaacataaactaaattacattttacatcagGCTTGAGTATTCTGGTgacttttcttcacatttcaaactgtattttgttgggatATTTTAGATTTTACGTGGTTAGAGTCGCCGAAGGTTAGAAAAACCGAAATTGCAGCCCGGTTGGTGAAAACTGCGTTGTAAACATCAACTTTAATTAGCCCAGCTACTTTTATAATACAAAATAATCATCAGATGTGGACAGAAAGGCAGTGAAAGTCTATCCAATATTTCATGAAAGCAGATTTTTGCGATTCAGTATATTTTGGCTTCCTTCTGGGTATGAATAAAGTTTccatctttctttatttaatgtttaaaacatgaattacaaaaaaagggaataactgaaatgaaaagGTAGACGTgtgaaattgtttcttttttcagcatGAATTGAGAGCCAAACAGATATTCCCCATAAATAGGGAATAtctgttgttttcctttaaagatGGATCATAAACTATATTTATAGAAAACCCTGCAGcacattttccttctttatgTGTTCCAGTTCTTAGGGggaaaaaacttaaacaaatgAGAAGGCAACACGAGGACACGATCCGGCCCAGAGCTGAAAAACCACCCAGTTTATTCCCTTTGAGCCCAGCTGCTTCACTTTTATCGTTTTCcgaactttattttattaaagctgcataaatatttatctaaacTCAAGTCTTCAAACAAGAAGGCGCTGAAATATCTTCATATTCAACATCCAGTTGCAGTGATCTTTGATTTTCTGTGGAGTATTTCTTTAGCAGACAGAAGAGATTTTGGTACAGTTTCCGTTAACCAGAAGGTTTACCAGTTAagtgcatcatcatcatcacaaaaTTAGTTTGAGATTATCACATTGTAGAAACAGTATGACCGACATAATATCTAACAGATGTCAccactgacaaaataaaacagaaccaaaatgaGAATGGATTTATATTTGAGGGGAATTGAGTCCGGTGGACCTTTCTCACTTTTCACGCCAACGCTACAGCCCCCCCCCTTCCTCAATGTTCCTCCAATATGTCATGGAGGGGGGGAGGTAGAAGCTATACGTGGGGGAGGGTCACCAGCTCTCCGTCCACCTCAAACTCCTCACCGCCGTCGGGGGAGAAGAGGTACGTTGGCGGTTTCCACGGAGACTCCTCCAAGCAGGAAGGGTAAAGTTTCCCTACGGCGCAGCGGAAGTCCTTCCCCAGATCCCAGAGGACGCGTTCGGACACAGGCTGCCGCAGGTACCAGCGGTCCAGGTCCGTGTCGTACTGGTAGATGGCGTACTTGGCGCGCTCGTTCATGTGGGTCTCCCTCATGAAGATGCAGAGCGAGTTGAGCAGCACCACGGCACGCACGCACGGGTCCGAGTAGCGCTTGGCTGGGATGTTGGCGGCCAGGCGCCACTCGTTCTTGTTGACGTCGTAGATCTCCACGGTGACCGAGGAGCCGTCGATGGTGCTGGTCGGCATGCGGATGCCGGAGTTGCTGACCACGTGGAGGCCGCCGATGTAAAAGATGAGGTCACCGAAGGCGGCGGCAGAGGCGAAGCAGCGGCTGGTTTTGCGCATGGCCATCTCCACCCAGGCGTCGGCGCGGGGGAAGTAGCAGTACATCAGGTCGTGGGTCATCACATAGATGCAGTCGTGTGCCACCACCGAGGTGCTCCAGTTCCAGGCGAAGGGCAGCGGGCTCATCATAGTCCACTCATCCTTCTCGCAGTCGTAGCGCTCCACCGTGCGCTTGTTCAGCTCCCCGCCCACGTTGTCGCCGCCGATTGCATAAATGTAGCCGTCGCAGTAGACCAGCGACGGCTTGATGCGGGCGCACAGCATGGGGGTCTTCGGCACCCAGGCGTTCTGCTGCGCATCGAACCAGAAGAAGCTGTCGACCGAGCGGAACACGGCCTGCAGCTTCCCGCTCCTGCCATGGTTGGCTATTGAGTTTTTGAGGGGGATCTGACCGCCGGCGATGTAGACGTCGTTGTCGGGGGTAACAAGGGTCCCGACCTTCTGCAGGTCTCCCGGCGGGTTACACAGCTTGTACACCTTCTCCGCCTGCGGGCTGTAACACACTATCGTCGTAGGCGCTGACGTCGACGTGACGTAGCTCTCGCCTTGCGTCTCCGACATGGCCTCCATGAAGATCAGCATCTCCTCCTTGGTCATGCCCAGGCGAGGCTTGAAGAACTTGGGCATGGACTTGTAGAGGCCCTGCACCACCACCGACTTATCGTTGGGCGGCAGACCCTGGAACCAGGCGCGCTGGGTCACCTCCGACAGCGCGTCGATGCGGATCTGGCTCAGCACGGAGGACAGGTGCTGCGAGCGTGCCTCCATGTTGAACTCTAACCACAACATGGCCGCCTCGCGCACCGTCTCCTCCTTCTCCACGTTGAGGTTGTCGCTGCTCAGGATGTCGATGAGCAGCTCATGGGAGAGCTGCAGGAAGGCCTCCTGTCGGTAAACTCTGGGGAACTTGTGCTCCACCATGCGCTTGGCGCTCTGCTTTAGCTCGCTGCAGCTGAAGAGGTCGCCGATGCTCAGCATGCGGACGCAGTTCTCAGCGTTGATCTTCTTCACCAGGTAGTCTCTGCACTGCAGCAAGACGTCTTCCACCTGAACCAGACAAACGCATCACAAATCTGTCCAATGAGGTTACCTTACACacccactgcaaaaacacaaagtcttactgAGGATGattagtttagtttattgtgtaaatatctggaaataggaaaaaattaacttacagaaagaaataggagcttgttttaaatcagtaatttcttaatattcatGTGGAAGTACTAGTACcgttgacagattatttcagttaaaacatgaggaaaatatcttgttaaagtgaaataatttgccaatgaaattagtactttttcattaatattggTAAGATATTGTTTTTTGCAGTGGAAGATATTTAATACAACaaacaataattatcaatatatgAAACACTGATAACATGataagtttttcagccatattgttcAAACCAG
Coding sequences within:
- the kbtbd2 gene encoding kelch repeat and BTB domain-containing protein 2; protein product: MSGLSERRPVNTDYAVSLLEQLKFFYEQKLLTDVVLLVEDAEFPCHKMVLATCSSYFRAMFMSGLSESKQTHVHLRNVDPATLKIIIAYAYTGHLAISDSTVEPLYETACFLQVEDVLLQCRDYLVKKINAENCVRMLSIGDLFSCSELKQSAKRMVEHKFPRVYRQEAFLQLSHELLIDILSSDNLNVEKEETVREAAMLWLEFNMEARSQHLSSVLSQIRIDALSEVTQRAWFQGLPPNDKSVVVQGLYKSMPKFFKPRLGMTKEEMLIFMEAMSETQGESYVTSTSAPTTIVCYSPQAEKVYKLCNPPGDLQKVGTLVTPDNDVYIAGGQIPLKNSIANHGRSGKLQAVFRSVDSFFWFDAQQNAWVPKTPMLCARIKPSLVYCDGYIYAIGGDNVGGELNKRTVERYDCEKDEWTMMSPLPFAWNWSTSVVAHDCIYVMTHDLMYCYFPRADAWVEMAMRKTSRCFASAAAFGDLIFYIGGLHVVSNSGIRMPTSTIDGSSVTVEIYDVNKNEWRLAANIPAKRYSDPCVRAVVLLNSLCIFMRETHMNERAKYAIYQYDTDLDRWYLRQPVSERVLWDLGKDFRCAVGKLYPSCLEESPWKPPTYLFSPDGGEEFEVDGELVTLPHV